The stretch of DNA ATGGAGCATATAAAAGTCTGAGCTCAATGCCCGGTAATAATAGTATGTTACCCACAAGGGTCAGCTATTATTACTTAGAGTCATAATAAAGCTTTACACTTGGGTGACCTTTTAGAAAGCCAATTCCTAATTTTTATTAGTAGGAAAattgagaggagaaaggaagtagTTTGTCTAAGGGTACATAGGAGATCTTCCCACTCAACAGGCCAGGACATTTGCCATGACCTTTGCCAACGTTTCTAGAAACTTCTTGGTCACAGTTCTGTCTCCATTGTTTATGCTCAATATATTAGAGGCCAATGTTCGTCAGTTGTTTTTCCTCTTAAGTCGATGGATTTGTGCTAGACCATGATCTCAACTAGCTGCACTGAGAGAAGAACAGAAAACTAGACAGGATTAGGGATGCCAGAGATGGGCCTGGAACACAAGAGGAGTAAACAGCATCCACCACAACCTCACAAACAAGGCTGTGGGCAATGAGATAATCAGCCTCACACAGCCCTGGTATATaacgaaaacaaaaaacacggggccATTCTGACCACAAAATTCATACTTTGAGTTCCCTGAGAACTGTAGGCTGATAGAAATGGGTCCTACAGCAAATTAAAAGGATCTGAGAATGAATCTATTCATTAAACACAAATCTTGCTTTCATTAATCCAAtctgagcaaaaaagaaaaaaaaatgtcaaaaccaGTTTTACTTCTAAATTGACTAGAACAACACCAACAAGAGATTACATGATTCACGTGGTAGTGGTCTAGCCCTATAGCAAATTCTGAGGGCCTCCTTTGAGCTAAATATTCCGGAGGAATAGATAAATCAAATGTGAGTGATGCCCCCTCATCCACACCCACAGGCGCCCACAGAACATCCTAGAAAGGTTTACCCACTTCAGGCTCAGCCTCTGGGGACTCAGCCTGGATGTGGTCCTGCCCTTCAAAGCTGACTGGGGGAGCCTTCCTGACTGGGTCTGGGAAGACTTTGAGAAGAAGAAGAACACTCACTTGTTTTAATCTCTGGTTTACTCGGAATGACACCTCCTCAGCCAGCTCATGTGGTACCGTCTTCATTACCAGTCCTCAAATTCCCATGCAGATCTGTCCTTTCTCCTTAAACCTTCAAAAGATACCTGGAGAGAGCCAGGTGGAATGGGAGGTTGGCGGGGGATTTtgttcctttgtgttttttttttcttttgttatagaCTTTGTTTTAAGGGCAactttaggttcatagcaaagttgagcagaaggtacagagatccTCATGtaccacctgccccccaccacgTGCATAGGTCCCCCCATCAGCATCTCCCAAGTgttagagatttttttcattcctctcaCTCATATTCCGaacttttttccctctgctccttccttgtTACAAACTGGCAGTTTTCATAGTAAACATGAGAACATATCTTGTTTTTTCCCTCACATATTTATTCTGCTTCTGATGGGTTTCTGTTTTTACTAAGATCATGGAAGCTTCTCCCTCCCGCCACACTCAAACCACACACCAAACGCAGttgggaaaacattttaattattccaAACCACAAGATCACTTCTGAGTAACTACAAAGAAGGAAGCTTTAGAAACCCATGGAGGGAAACTAAAGGCTCAGCTAGACTAAACCCGAGGGGGTGCCCCCCTGCCCGCCCGTCACTGCAGAAAAAGGAACCAGGATGCTGACTTCCTAAATCCCAGTCCAGTTCTCCTTCCTCTGGGGAAGACTTTTTAGATGTTCTCACATTTAATGAATGATTGTCTGATAATTCATTAATAAAGCAGCCTTTGGGGCATGGGGTGCACCCATTGGCCAGATCCCTCTGAGAAATAGTCACTGCTCTAAGATAAACTGCTGCAGGGAAGAGACgtgtgtgtgcaggggtgggggagggtgggctgCATTTTCAAGAGGCTGATGACAGATTAAAGGATGTACATTCCGGTGGGTCGGAGATGTAGTGGGAAGCACAGTGGTCTGAGAACCAAGTGCTGGAGACGGTACTAGGTTGCTATGGGATCTTACCAACACCGCCCTTCctcttggggcctcagtttcctcgtccaTCAAGTGCAAAGACTCCTTACAACCCGAGCAGAAATACATGATTCCAGGAGAGACCACGAAGGGAAGAAGGCGACACAAGGAGGGGACGGTGGAGGGACAGATGAGCAAAAGAGAGTCGAGTGTGTGGAAGGACAGGGGGTGTCACGGGATGGACAGTGAATGCCTTTTAGTGAGATGGCGACAGAAAGTTGCAAATGAAACCGTGGGTCTCTTGAGGCCTCAATTTCTCTTCTTTACGGATTTTTAGTGTTTCCACGTACAGAGTCATTTGGGGGTAAACGTAGACTGAACCAATGGGAAGCCTGAGAAGgctcagaagaggaagaagaagaggggggATGGAAATGGGAGGGGGCGAGGCCCGGAGCAGCTGCAGGCCTGATCCTTCCCAGGGGGTCGCCCAGGCCGCAGGGGCACCCTCTTGCCCAGGACACACCCCGGAGGAGGCACCTTCTTacccaggacacacacacacacacacacacacacacctgcacacactcccagacacacacaccccggaGGAGGCACCTTCTTacccaggacacacacacacacacacacacacacacacacacctgcacacactccTAGACACACACACCCCGGAGGAGGCACCTTTCTgtccaggacacacacacacacacacacacacacaccgacacacacacacacaccccggagGAGGCACCTTCTTACCCAggacacacacacttgcacacaccacacacacacacaccccggcacacacccccagacacacacaccccggaGGAGGCACCTTTCTgtccaggacacacacacacacacacacacacgcacgcacacactcacacctgCACACACTCCCAGACACACACACCGCGCAGGAGGCACCTTCTTGCCCAggacacccccacacacacagacacacacacacacagacacacacctgcacacactccCAGACACACACACCGCGGAGGAGGCACCTTCTTACCCaggacccacacacacacagacacacacacacacacacacacactcccacccggggtccccgctccccgctccccgccgctCCCCCATCCGCCGCCAGGGGGCGCTGcgctgcgggctgcgggcggcgggcggcgggcggcgggcggcgtgCGGGGGGCGGAGCTGCTTTAAATCGCGGCGCCGCGCGGGTGGGAGCGCAGTCCCCGAGCCCTCGGCGCGGCTTCTCGGACCCGActcggcgcccgcccgcccccggccccggccccggccccgaccctCCGCTTCTCCGCGGGCGGCTCGCCGCGGTACCCCAGTCCGCCCTGCCGGCTCCGCCCCgtgcacctgccacctgccacctgccacctgccacctgccacccgagcggcgcgggcgcgggcgagCCATGGCCAACGCGGGGCTGCAGCTCCTGGGCTTCCTGCTGGCCTTCCTGGGCTGGGTGGGCTCCATCGTCAGCACGGCGCTGCCCCAGTGGAAGATCTACTCGTACGCGGGCGACAACATCGTGACGGCCCAGGCCATCTACGAGGGGCTGTGGATGTCCTGCGTGTCGCAGAGCACCGGGCAGATTCAGTGCAAGGTCTTCGACTCGCTGCTGAATCTCAACAGTgagtcccccccgcccccggccctggccccagcccccaggccccacccccagccccaggccccagcccccagccccagccccagccccagccccagccccaaccccagccccagccccaaccccagcccGGGGCTCCGCTCTGGGGGCACTGGCCACCGGGGGGCCCTGCGGCATCATTACGTGGTCAGGAAACTTCAGCAGATCAAGCCTCTGACCATGCGCCTTGTCGTGAGGAAGCGAGAGCAAACTGTGGTTCTGGGGGAAGGAGATGCCCTGGGTTTCCTCCAACTCGCCGGGCGACGCTTCTGCTCTAGGTGTGGTCTCCTCTCAAATCCCCATGAAAGTGGGGTGCAGACGGAGGGGGGGAGGCCAGCCTCCAACCCGGGCTCTTAGGCTTTTCCTGAATATCCTTAAGATTCTGTGTCCATTGAAGGATGGTGGGGTTTGGCCAAGAAAACAATCCGCTTTGAAAAGTTTGGTGCCTGGTAGCTTTTCTGGATTCTACAATTCATACATGATCCTAAAGTTTTAGGTAAATTGTGAGCGGGATGGGATTTAAATCTATCCTTACTATGAATTTTCATAGTAAAAGTTACATTCCTACGTGGAATGTCCCAACCTGCTGCTCACACTTGAGCTTGAATCTTTCAAAAatcaaaagtgatttttaatatcCTGTAAGTATGGGGAGGCTCCTTTCCATCCTCTTCCATGACTCCTTGAAGAAGCCTCTTGAGATTCCCCCTGGAGGGTTTAGTTTTTCAAGGCAGGGCCTGCAGAGGAGGCAGAATGCATAGTGTTGTTTTGGAAAAAGAAGGTTGATGGCAGATGGAAAAGGGTGACAGGAAAGAAAAGTTCTAAGCGAACTTTTACGAAGGAGAATGAGGGCACTGGAGAAGATGCAGCAGGGGAGACTCAGCTGATGCAGGCAGAGCTCAGCCAGGGAGGAAGGTAGAGAGAAGTGGTGGGTCTTCTCCAAGCTTCCATCTTCCTTAATGGAATTTCTGGGCAGCACCTGTCTGTTCTTCTGTCAAGTTGGAAAAAAACTATGTAgagagaaatatttctctttttttaaaaagattttatctatttatgatagacacagagagagaggggcagagacacaggcagagggagaggcaggctccatgcagggagcccgacgtgggactcgatcccggggctccagcatcgcgccctgggcctaaggcagacgctaaaccgctgagccacccagggatccccagagagagaaatatttctaAGAATGATGGGAAGAAGGGTGATAGGGTGGccttcttacttttattttcttaggtaAAAGGTTTTGAGTGCCTTCTTAGAGACTCATTAAGTTCCCACTTACTTAGGTCGTAGCCGTTCATGGCTGGAGTACCTTCCTTGAGATGCTACCTCAGTTGTCTTCCCCAGTGTCTCTCATGCCCTGGAACTAACCTGAAGAAAAGCTTCCTTAGTCTTTGGCTGGATAAGCAAGCCTGTCCACCAGCCCACCTGGTGCACTGAGTGAGCCATTGTGGCCATTGCTCAAGCTTCCTTCCGTCGCCCTGTCCACCTCCTCTCTGTACTTTTGTCAAAAGCCATACAGCTGAGAGTTACTAAATCTGTTCTGAAGCTGTTTAAACAGGTCGAACACCTTGTTGGGATTTGGTTGGTCAGTGTGCATGGTGGTTTGAGTGTTGTCACTCCAACCTTTCAAAGTTCCCACATTAGGATCCCTTTTTACCAAATATAAGAAGTGTATTAAGTACTTCCCTTTATATAATCATTGAatctctcccctcaccccatgaaaagacaaaatgcaGGTAAGGAAATGGTGTCAGGCTTTCTGGGTGTCATGTCAAGGACTTGGCAGATGGAGAAGGTTTTAAGGCAATTCCAGGGGTCCCTGATTCTTCTGATCAAAACAGCTTATTTTCAATTTGGTTAaataagtttccttttatttctttaggtgACCAAATAGAATCCATTTGGgacccctgggaggctcagtggttaagtggctgccttcggcttagggtatgatcctggggtcctgggatcgagtcccacatcgggctccctacagggagcctgcttctccctctgcctatgtctctgcctctgtgtgtctctcataaataaataaataaaatctttttttaaaaaagaatccatgaCCAGATTGAGCCATGTCATAAATACTCCCAACAGGTCATCACTGTACATGATAAtgtgttaaaatgttttattttcatttattcctagTTAATATAGTTATAGTTTTTGAAGCTGTAGCGGAAGAACTAAACAATACTTCTCTACCCCATACgctttttttaactgatttttttaaacttcagatcagattcctctttttgttttggttaaaaCCAGGATTTATTCAAAGTGGAGCTGAGTCCTTTCTCTCAAAACTGATTCCCAGAAGAGGGAGCCTTGACTCACAGGTGCTCTCCCAACCTGCCCATGACTCACTGGATGCCTTTTGAGTGGAGCCCAGAGaacctgtctctgtttctctgcctggGCAGTGGTCCTCACTCTGCTCTGATGTAGAGACCTGGGTTTGGTGGCTTTGTGCAGTTTTGTGATTCATTACCTGGTTTTGGTGCAGTTTTCTGATGTCTAGAAGAGAACAGGATTGTCTTATATGTAAGTAGTTTTCCTTGTAAAGGGTTACATCTCAGAAAGTGCTTGTAGCTGATAGCCTGGCTAGAAGTTTCCCGAGATTGTTCCTTGTTCTCTTTGCCAGTGGGGCCCACTTGGCATCTTAGAGTGGAGAGACAGAAGCACTAGATGTGTTAAAAGCCCTTGATCACCTGTTCTAACCAGTGTCAACCATAAAAAGCACATGACATTCATAAAAATTTCTAAAGGGTGTTTAAACCAATAGAGGAAATGGGATACAACAGGGCTCCTTTTAGGTGGGTTTCTTGCAGAACCgtttataaaaatgtaactgaGAAACTTctctgggggagaaaaaaatgttacgCTGCGTATTGTGAGACAATGTCATTTCCATCCCAAGTATGAGATGTTTATTGACACTGATGACTCCTGCAGCTGAGAGTTGGCATCTACAAAGCAGAGTGCAGTAGACTGTTTCTAGATTAAACTGTACATCTTGCCCTGTTGATCCAATTCTCAAACTTTTGGCAAGCTTGTGCCTATTTTAGGTACTTAGCCAATTGTTTCTCCTTGCTTGATTTTAATAGTTAAAGCTGTCCAAAGATTGGGCTATCCTAGGAGGCTGCATTGTGGGAGGTGCGCAAGCAGAGAAGTAAGCATTTTATAGGAATGTTGTAGGGAAAATCCAAGCACCAGACAAATGGAAGGTTAGGCCAGACTCTCTCTAAGTCTCATGTAACCTTGAGATTCTGTAATTTGTTTATAAGCTCCTCTAGCCTGTTCAACTTGCTTTGCATGAATCCACATGTGTGTAGGTGTGCTTAATGAGTATTGGTTGTCAGTGAGGTTTCCAAGCACTCTCCCCATGATGTCAGGCTCAATCAAAGAGACGGAATCACTGACTTggattttaaacttttcaaagtcttgaaaacataggcagagaggaagGTACCCACTTAACACTTCCCCAGACTGCATAATGCCTGCTACATCCCAAGGGTGTTCAACGGGCCATTAGTGTTCAAATCTGTTTCATGAACTAGTTTTGACTCTTGGAATGATGGAAGTAGAAGAAAACAATCCAAGCTTGAGATCAGAAGTGCTCAATTCTGACCCTGGTTTTAGTAATAAACATACTGACCAGCTACGTATTATGGCAAGCCACTTGATTTCTCTGcgctgaagagaaataaaataagacttaTTTTACAAGCCTTACGTATATAATAGGGCAGGGTAAGAGGAATGGGGAGATGAATCCACGATTCATCCATCCACTCAACAAACGGAAGCCAGGCCTTATTCTTGCTCCCAGGGATGTCACTCAGATGATTTATAAGGTGGCAATAGTGATTCCTTCCAGTGTCAACATTCTTTGTTACTAACTGCCGTGATTGAAAATGAAGAAGCAAGTGGTGTGGTTTAGGTTTCCTTGATTGGAGTGATGAGTAAGTGGTACTATAGAAGCATAAATTTAATCATGAGGCAatttctctaaggaaaaaaagaagttagcAAAACACCACTCAAGACATCCTGAGAACTGGCAAGTCCTGCCTCCTCCCAAACACTTCAGTTACTGACTATAGTGGTGTATTGAGGTCATACCCAGCGGCCACCAGCTTCTGCACCAATAAAATGGAAATCCTAACAATGCGAACTTGCGAGAAACTTTGAACTTGAGTCAAAGTGAAAAAGCCATGAGAGTATGGTTCTGTGACAGTCTCTGATGAGCTCATCTAACTGCGGAGAAGAAAACGTTTTTGTCCTAGTCACCCGATGCTCAGTTCATTCACTTGTCTAATACTTATTAAGCAACTACTCATGCAAAGGGGGGCTACATGAGGATGCAGATTTAATTAAAATTGCATACGACATAGGGTAATAATATAGCAATATGGCCAGTAAGTTGCATAAATGATGTCAGGTATTTATAGGAGATTCTAGTACTAATAAAgtaagacttttaaaaaccattagaaaaaaaaatggacattctTGTCTGTGCTTGTCTTTCTACACTTACGTTGATTAACCCAAGTGTAGTAGATCAGTAACTTCTTACTCATTTCTTGTCCTGTAAGTAGAGATCTTTgtaagtatattttcaaattatacttTCAGGTTGAAAGTGGTGAGAACTCCTTAGGGAGTCTTTAATCTCAAGATTATCGGTCTAGCTAAATGTAATTAAAAGACTGCCTCCTCTCTCTACTGCTGAATAATGACGAGAAACAATACTGTAGGTTTTTGAATGTTTGCTAACCATTTTCTCCACAGACAACTTTAGTCAGTGATGATAATATTGCAGCGGCATCTCCAAATTTAAAGGGCCGGGAAAGGAACATATTTGCTTCTAGAGTAGATCTAATTAGACAAGCTCAGAGTTAAAATTCAAGGTTATTCTGGATCTCTCAGGctcaaaatgttattttgtggcttgcaaatatttctcaatttctcCACCCTGCTGAGCATCATTCCACTAGGAGTAAAACTTTCTCAGAAGCTCATCCgatgcagaatttaaaaatttttgaaatttaaaaaaaaataatcaagttaaGCAAAATGTGTGATCTGTTCCCTCCTCGTATAAGTTTCCGACGTTTAATGATTGAAATCAAGTCTGGCTTTAtatagcaaaattttattttgctgagGCATTTCTCAGTAGTATATCAAAGATTAAGCTAACCACAAGAGAGTATTTATTCCCCTATTATATTAgtgcaattttgaaaaaataaaaacatgttctaATTTGAATTAATTGAACACAGATTGAATAATCATGTAGCCTGCCAGGTATTATTCTTAGTGTGTTTTGGATAGAACAAATATCTGGCCCAAGACATCAAGGAGCTCACAATTACATATTTAGATCTCTGACTTAAAAGACTTCCATAAGACCTTAATTTGAAGGATTCATCTGGTTCCAGTTTGAAACTGTGCAATTTAGATTCTATCTCTACATAAAACCCTCATAACTTGTAATACAACACTTGCTTACTCTGACTTTGTAATCCATTGTTACATATGCCTGACTAGTGAGTTTGATGTTGTTCTAAttctcagccttttttttaaacatccctcccccacccctacatATCACTATAGTTTATCCAACTGTCTCCAATGGAGCAAGATGAGATTTTGTGTTTGAGGTCCATCCAGTattgtaaaatacaaaaaaaaaaaaaaaaaaaaaattgtaagtcaaTGGATgccaaaatgtaaatgaaaaatattactttGCAAAATAATGCTCTTTctttatcagattttttaaataataaatttatttttggggggtgttcaatttgccaacatacagaataatacccagtgttcatcccttcaagtgcccccctcagtgcctgccacccccaccctcctccccttccaccacccttagttcgtttcccagagttaggagtcttccatattctgtctccctttctgatatttcctatcagatttttaaagacGAAACACGGTCCCCTGCTCTATATAGCTTATATGATTCCTAAGGAATTTCCCCccattttctccattattttttgtACATGATACAAATACATCACGattttgtaaagaaataaaacataggcAGGTTTGTAGCAAACAGAGCAAAATAtctgcctcccccttccccttggaAACTTTGTGAAAGAGgtggaaagaataaaatgggTATGGCATGAATCCCCTGTGCTTTCCTGGCAAACTTGAAGAGAACAAGCTTAGAGATGAGAACTGTGAAAGTTAGATCATTCCAGGTGAGCACAGATGGAGCCCTGGTGTGGTTTATCTCTGTGCGCTCCCTGCCTGGGTGGTTTTATACAAGTCTGACTCATGAGACCGAGAGGCCCAGGAGACTAGACTCCTCGCGAGGAATACCTTGTGATCCAAGTGCTCAGACCTGCTGGGCTGGTGGCCTGCTGTTTTTACGTGAAGTGCAGATCAGAATAATTATTATAGGAGCTGGGTCAGGTTGGAAGCCCTACAACTCAAACAAAGTGGAAAACTTGGAGAGAGATCAGAGATCAACCATAAAGGTGATTAATAAAGGTTGGAAAACTGAATGTTTATGAGAAAAACAGCAGAAGTGGCCGAGAGATGTGGAAGACTGAATGTATCTGAAGGATTATCATAGGAAGAATATTTACTAATTGTGTTCCCTTACTGAAGGTAAAAATCCTTCTTTAAAACCCTTCTTTAAAACCCTACAATTACTTCTGACTATGCTTAGAATAAACACATAACACCTTACTGTAGCTTGCAAAACCCTGCAGGGCCTCTACTTTCTGATCACCCTGCTAAATGCACCTCATTTTGTCACATTCTGACATCCTCCAGTAGAGTGGCCAGCTGTCCTCTTTCGTCCAGGATTCAGGTTCTTCTTAGCAGGTAGGACTTGTAGTTTTAAAACCAAGACAGTGCCAGGCAAACAGACGGGCCGTCGTCTTATCCTCCTGGCACATGGATTATCTTTGTGATTTTTAGTTATCTCTTCTTCCAGCATTCTTTTGcctgaaatgcttttcttctgAGTGGCATTTAGGACCAAATCTGAAATTTGTGTTTGGTATAAGAACTTAGTTATTTCACTTTTCAATCTCCTGTTACATAATGATTGTCTTTGCAAAAACTATTGGTAAATCAGAAGGAAGGACACGCCATCACGGTGGATTCTTTGGTACTTTCCTCTTCTTACCACAGTATTGTTTGTGATCCAAGGAAGAAGTCTTAGGCTAATCTTATAAGCAGCTTCAGTTCCCAGGAAACCCACAGTCCATGGAACATGTGTTTTGATTCAGCAATTCTTATCACCTGGAATCTTAAGAGAAGTGTGTAGGTAGGGTGATGTGTACCCACACAAGTTTATGGGAAGCTGGATATGTAAGGGGATATGTCTCTGTTTTGCTGTTTtcttaaatcaaataaaaatgcagcTTGGCTTCCCAAATATCTCCCaagtacagtaaaaaaaaaaaaaaaaaaaaaaaaaaaaaaaaaaaaaaagcttttgattCTTCTTAGAAAGAGGTCATTGTGATTTTAGCAGATATTGTCTGGTTATGGCAAGGATGTAAGTATTAAATTAAAATCGAATGTTTTAGAAACCTTTACAGTTCATTATGATTGGTAATGTAAGTTTTCAACCCCGAACATCATAGGACTGAGCTTAGATATCAATTTGACAGTGAGATACAAAGCTTTTCCATCATGTCAGCCACTTTCAAAGACCATCAACAAGTAAGTGTTCCAACTTCCTGGTTAGAGATATCATCATTCACACTTTACATAATAGAAACATAATAGAAACTTGGTCCCAAAGAATAATAAGTAGCTTACCCAAGATAGCATGGTTTGTTACAATGTAAATAATAGTTATGCATGCAAAAATAATTGTCACATGTTAACACTGTCAATAAGATAATGATCTTTTTCTGAAGGAGGAAACAAATCTAGAATTAATCAAACTCATTTACCCAGAGTAGtttcagatcattttttttaaatctgtgccTTTATATCACAATGATGGTTTATATTTATATCACAATCATGTTTATATTCCATAAGAAACATACTGGCATAACCTCCTGAAGCTGACTCTACCATGATTTAGTATACCAACGACAACAacaggaaatgagaaaattagtGGAATCTTGAGAAATACTGCATTAATTTATTGTCAGCTATTTTACAACATGACAGTTTAATAGTTTTGAATACTAGTGATATCTCTAGTATGAAACTACCCTGTTCCAAAGTAACATCTCaaaggttatttttctttgttctaagaaaatagcatttatatCCCCCAGCCCCAACCCAGTCACTGGAGATGCAAATATTACTTATCCAGCCATGATAATCTTTGAGAAATTCATTACTTATCTTCCagattcacttgtttttttttttatctgaagcTTGAAGATTGGAGTATAAAGCTGTTGACTATTACCAAAGTATCTTGTAagccattttaattataaatggtTTAACATTAAGGATAATGCATATGATTGttatttcagaattaaaatacTCTGTTCATGAGGATTAAAGATGTATTAGTTCTGCTAAACCTATTCAACCAGACCATTAATTATTTTTCCAGAGGATTTGAAGTTcatattgaaaacaaaatgtgaGGGCTGGAGGGCTTCTTATTCATCATGCAGCCAGGCGTTTATTTTTCTGGAGTGGAAATTGTGTTGGTCACCTGCAGAAACATCACTAGAAATGGGGTCTCCTGACTCCtcattcttatttatcttttccgttcaatattaaaatatacatggcCTTCAGTCACCCTCCTCTTGTTGGCCTAGGCATGTTTTTTTACGTGTCCTAAAATGTTTCCCACCAGGTACTTTGCAAGCAACCCGTGCTTTGATGGTGATTGGTATCCTGCTGGGACTTATAGCCATCTTTGTGGCCACTATTGGCATGAAGTGTATGAAGTGCATGGAAGACGATGAGGTGCAGAAGATGCGCATGGCTGTCATTGGGGGAGTGATATTTCTTATTGCAGGTAAGAGAGGCCCTGTCCCCCTTTCACCTTACTTGTCTGTCTCTGGCATGGGTATAGATATAGTTTTCAGTTTCTGTAGGTTTTGTTGTATTTGTTGTACCTGGattgaatttttcagtttctttaaaatcttgAAGACATAGAAACCTTAAGTCTAGTTGACTTTGACATTCTCAAATAGGATCCAAATGAAAAACTGAGATCTGTGCTCATGGTAGGCAGGTCTATTCATTGAGGTTCCAGGTGCCAACTGATTTGCTAGAACCAGTCTTCCAGGTGAAGAGAGATAGTTTCTATTTAGCAAACACTAAGAAACTATTCTATAACATTCAGAAGATTTCTGTAGTGTCTCCACAGGCATTATGTGGCAAAGATGGGGAGTTATGACAGAGGACATGAAGAATGTGTGAATCATACAGGTCTGTGAGGAATGGATGGAACTgggatttggggagaaaaatgagGACAACATTTCAGGTAGACAGATCTGATTCCAGAATAAACAGGATGTACTATAGATACAAGAAGAGAAAGGCCAAATGGAGTGGAGGTAGAAGGTTGGAATGACAGAAAATTAGGTTAGATGagttaagaaagagaaaactttggTAAAGGaatgaaattacattttccatagaaaatacatatgtgtgggcagccggggtggctcagtggtttagcgcagccttcagcccagggcatgaccctggagacccaggatcgagtcccacatggggctccctgcttctccctctgcctgtgtccctgcccttctctctctctctctatctctcatgaataaataaataaaatctttaaaaaaagaaaatacatatgtgtTCGTTGTTTTATT from Vulpes vulpes isolate BD-2025 chromosome 3, VulVul3, whole genome shotgun sequence encodes:
- the CLDN1 gene encoding claudin-1; translation: MANAGLQLLGFLLAFLGWVGSIVSTALPQWKIYSYAGDNIVTAQAIYEGLWMSCVSQSTGQIQCKVFDSLLNLNSTLQATRALMVIGILLGLIAIFVATIGMKCMKCMEDDEVQKMRMAVIGGVIFLIAGLAVLVATAWYGNRIVQDFYDPMTPVNARYEFGQALFTGWAAASLCLLGGALLCCSCPRKTTSYPTPRPYPKPAPSSGKDYV